A region of the Clostridium sp. AN503 genome:
CTGTGCGGCGGATCCTGTACTCCACATCCGTGCGGAGCTGAATATAGCGGCAGCAGGAAAACAGTGCAAAGAAAACGGTCACCATAAGCGCTGTCAGATATGGGAGCTCTCCCACAAAGGGCGGACGTTCCCGTTCCAGGATCAGGGCGCCTGTCTTCTCATCCACCTTCATCACATAAGGCTTCTTCTTGACTGCACTTCTTTTTCTCAAGGTATTTCCAACCAGGTTCATCTTCTGTCCTCCGCCATCGTAATCCAAGCGTTCATCGCACCTGTCAGCCATTTGTTCCTGTGATAAATGGTCTGTTCCCACATGTGGCATCCAGGCATCTCGTAATCCAGCTTGACCAGCGTTCCGCTGATCACATATTCCTGTGCTGCACGGTCCGGCGCCAGGGTAATACCCGCCTGCGCTCCCCGGTCTGACTGACGCACCGCCGTACGGAGCGCCAGATCCTGGTTCTGAAGCCTGATCTGCCTGACCTCCTGCCCCGCTATGAGACGGTCCAGCTCCTGTTCATAGGGCAGACAGGCTGTGCCGCGGATCAGTGGATACTGAAACAGCCTGTCCAGCTCCATGTCCTTTTTCCCGTCCAGAGGGTGCCCTTTGACCGCAAAAAAATGAATCTGTTCCGCTCTGTCCTCTCCTGCATGCACAAGGTCCGCGTCTGTAACCGGATAGTCAAGGGTAAGCATCAGGTCTATCTCATTGTGCCTCAGCAGAT
Encoded here:
- a CDS encoding LysR family transcriptional regulator, which gives rise to MEIRNLITFTKVAEVQSLSGAARLLGYAQSTVTMQMQQLEQELGVPLYERVGKQIRITQAGQELLTYAVPIIKMSQEALQVGRGGAKTAEGSLRLGVLEVLADERLALQIDAYLSHNPRVELEVRTEADARTLLNLLRHNEIDLMLTLDYPVTDADLVHAGEDRAEQIHFFAVKGHPLDGKKDMELDRLFQYPLIRGTACLPYEQELDRLIAGQEVRQIRLQNQDLALRTAVRQSDRGAQAGITLAPDRAAQEYVISGTLVKLDYEMPGCHMWEQTIYHRNKWLTGAMNAWITMAEDRR